In Diabrotica undecimpunctata isolate CICGRU chromosome 4, icDiaUnde3, whole genome shotgun sequence, a single genomic region encodes these proteins:
- the LOC140439408 gene encoding uncharacterized protein, translating into MDNANNNAASEPSLEDKSAAPAENEKKNENTSSPLENVSLTTHEEENPETDDDPPLKEGERVPLLGPNEDSKDNKPDTPASKPLAFNLDNPGTQQSGTELVTKPDNTISKPLTDNPFNKPPIDDPASKPPTVFKLENPGNQQNGTGLVNKIKSVAENFLSSSESSRPTEYDPESIGDEESTPLLSRTPFNRRFLDRLWMVLFVTLIVLAVSIGAFLLIWLGQTQSENGYFNYILKNQWITLEAGYESPTHMKKLKLPAHNVFFIELSSMDKTICHNASSNENCVKLLRKNQMKDRHEPDVLFNFIVDQDGTIYEGRSWDRCTCKASFTDEDLTIAFLIDNDAIREVVPRYVLNFLNQATIDQKLDPCYRNFVYNGTILYIVSDYIKSHRNIC; encoded by the exons ATGGATAACGCAAACAACAATGCTGCATCAGAGCCAA gtttggAAGATAAATCAGCAGCACCAGCTGAGAACGAAAAGAAAAACGAGAATACCTCTAGTCCCTTAGAGAATGTTAGTCTTACAACGCACGAGGAGGAAAATCCCGAAACTGATGACGACCCTCCTCTAAAGGAGGGGGAAAGAGTTCCGTTGCTAGGACCCAACGAAGATTCCAAGGACAATAAACCCGATACTCCAGCTAGCAAACCACTAGCATTTAACTTAGACAATCCAGGAACTCAGCAAAGTGGTACTGAACTTGTGACTAAACCTGATAATACAATTAGCAAACCTCTAACTGATAATCCATTTAACAAGCCACCTATTGATGATCCAGCTAGCAAACCACCAACAGTGTTTAAGTTAGAAAATCCAGGAAACCAGCAAAATGGTACTGGACttgtgaataaaataaaaagcgtGGCTGAAAATTTTTTATCCAGTAGTGAAAGTAGCCGGCCCACCGAATATGATCCAGAATCTATAGGAGATGAAGAGTCGACCCCGTTGTTGTCGAGAACACCATTTAATAGACGGTTCTTGGATAGACTATGGATGGTGCTTTTCGTAACGCTCATAGTATTAGCTGTTTCTATTGGTGCATTTTTATTAATCTGGTTGGGTCAAACAC aatctgaAAAtggttattttaattatattcttaaaaaCCAGTGGATTACTCTTGAAGCCGGATATGAATCTCCAACTCAcatgaaaaaattaaaacttcCTGCCCATAACGTCTTTTTCATCGAGCTCAGTTCTATGGATAAAACAATCTGCCATAATGCATCATCTAACGAAAATTGCGTAAAGCTTCTTCGGAAGAACCAAATGAAAGATAGGCACGAACCggatgttttgtttaattttatcgtGGACCAAGACGGAACTATTTACGAAGGACGAAGCTGGGATCGCTGTACTTGTAAAGCAAGTTTTACAGACGAAGATCTAACAATTGCCTTTTTAA TTGACAATGATGCCATCAGAGAAGTTGTTCCAAGATACGTACTCAACTTTTTGAATCAAGCTACAATTGACCAAAAACTGGATCCATGTTATAGAAATTTTGTATATAACGGAACTATTCTGTATATAGTTTCAGATTACATCAAATCGCATCGAAATATTTGTTAG